In the Lutra lutra chromosome 12, mLutLut1.2, whole genome shotgun sequence genome, CAAGTGAGGGGCAGCTCCAGAACAGGGCACTCCTGAGCCACAGGCCTGGGGAGGAGACCTTAGGGGCAAGGGGCCGATGTGGGCCAGGGGTGCCCCCGGGACCAGAGATGCCCGCTGCAGTCACGCCACAGCTCATGTGCAGGAGATGGTGACCATCTCGCTGCCACCAGAAGCCTGGGTTCCACTCCCTGCATCCCCACAACAGTCAGTCAGCCCTGGGAAGCTTCACCATGCCCACCAGGTGCGATGTCCCTGGAGAGGCTGCCACAGCACCCCAACCTGGGTGGCAGGGTGGGAATCCCACTTCCTGCCAAGCCCACAGCTCTGCTCCGTGGCAGTGGCCGGTGGGCTGCCATCTCCCTCCTAGCAGACCCACCTTAGGTCAGCTGCTATGAGATTAAAGCCGTTGTACAGGTGGCCCTCCGCAGAGACCTTCTTCAAGTAGGACAAGCTGTCCATGTCTGTAGTCAGAAAGTGGGTCACAAGTTCACCTGTGGGTAGGGGACAGACATACATGGCCGAGGTGGCACGGTGGAGTCCCTCATCCtggggagactgatgtggggccaGTGCAGGCTAAACTTAAACCCCCACACCAGCCATACCTCACTGACCTGGCAACTAAGGAGGTCTGCATCCAGAACTAGGTTTTTGttggggtttatttatttatttatttatttatttatttatatttctgcccTTATGCCCAAAATGGAAGTACAGCATGAGAGGAAAAAACCTTCATTGGGGACAATTGTGTCCCCACAGCTGTCTTCCTAGGGGTACTGCTCTGCAAACATCTgacaggtgggggggggggacaatgACAAGAGCCAGAAGTGACACTTTGGCCTGGGGCACAAATGTGGACAGTGTTCCCTGAGAGGGGCCGACCATGTCTGTGCCAGCAGGGGCTGCGTGGGCCAGGCAGAGCGGGGATTCCCACAGTGATGCCAGCCAGTGGGTCCCAGAGCCAGAAACACCCTgattccccttcctcctcttcctggaccACATGTGCCTGAGGAAagcccgccctccccaccccccacccccggaaccAGGGTCCCACGGTACCTCGGCCCCGGGCATCCCGGTCCTGCCGTGGCTGCAGGTAGTTGGTGAGTGCAGCTAGCTTCCCCCGTGTGCTGATGCCCAGCCATGTGCCTCCTTCCTTGCCTTCTTCCATGTCAAGCCCTGTGACAGATGGTAGTGTCACCACCAGTAGCACCTACTGCCCCATCCCTGTGTCCTGGGGAGACAGATGCTCAGCCCAGCAGCCTGGGCTAAGGAAAAGGGTCTTGAACTACTCAGGGCAAGGCAGCCCCAAAGCCCACAGGGCATGTGAGAGAGACCCTGCCCCCAAGATGATATCTGATGCCCATGGGAGTCCCTAAAACTTGCAGTGGAGCCTGGCATGTGTGGAATGCATCCTGATGCTTGGATCAACATTGGATCAACACTGTGCTGGAAGCACAGTGGCAGCCACATCCTAGCAAAGGCATCAGGCCCAAGCCCACATCCTGGATCAGGTGCGGGGCCACTAGCTGTCCTCCCCCAGCAGGACACAGCAGGACACATAAGCCCTAAGGTGGGTGATTCACTAGGAGCCCTGAGCACATCTAGGTCCACCTATTTGTCTCATTTTCATCCCATAGGCCTGGGCCATGGTTAGTCCTCCATGGGGCCTTGCCACTGGGTCGGTAAGGCCCTTAAAGCCACAGGAAAGTGTATTCCTAGATTAGAGGATCATTTCAGTTGAAGACTGGGGCAAAAGCagcaaaatcatttttataataataataataataataattaaaaaaaattgtaactataaaagaaataaaaggtggaaagatcagaaaggaaaaaattaactatCTTTATTTGTAGACAAGATTACAGGTGAAGAAAATCCAAAAGGAATctacccctccaaaaaaaaatctCGTGGGGGGCCcggactggctcagtcagaagagcatgggacttctgatctcaaggtcctaagtttgagcccatgttggatatagaaattacttttaaaaattatttgatttttttttttttaagattttatttatttgacagatagagatcacaagtaggcagagtagcaggcagagggagaagaagaagcagactccctgctgagcagggagcccaatgtgtggctcaatcccaggaccctggaatcatgacctgagccgaaggcagccgcttaactgactaagccacccagacaccccaaaaattaacttttaaaaaatctcctagAACTGGTAAGTAAATAGAGGCaagaatcagaaaatgaaaatttaaaaataccatttacaatagcattaaacaaaacaaaacgtaagaaaacatttaaggaaaaacatGTAATGCCTGAAGACTGAAAACCACAGAGTAGCACTGAGAGAAGTCAAGAAGCTATGATTAAAAGAGAGATAGATGGGCCCTGTTCCTTAACcgaagaatcaatattgttaagatgacagTCCTCCCCAAAGGGCCAGAAGAGTCAGCAATCCAAATCCAAATCCCAGGAAGCtttctgttttacagaaattCGCAAGATGACTCTAAAATCGCTATGCACACACAAAAGAGCCAGGAGCCAAAGGAGTCCTGAAatagaacaaagctggaggacttaACAccacctgatttcaaaacttgctGAAAAAAGCTACAGTAATCCAGACAGTGTGATGTTGGTATCAGCATTGATGAACAGATCGATGGGATACAAAGAAGTCCAAAATAGATCCACATACATGGGttcaaatgattttcaaccaAGTTGCCATAGCAATGCAATAGACAAAAGAGTATCTATTCAATAAATAAGGTCAGAAGAACTGGAGAGATGTGGGGGGTGAGATATGAGCCtcaacccctacctcacaccaagTACAAAAACGTAAGATAAATCAGACCTAAACACAAAACCCCAGATCAAAAGGCTTCTAGaagcaaaaagaggaaaacatcttTAAGGCCTTAGGGTAGGCAAAGACACAAACAGAATAAACCATCAAAGAGTAAATCACacttaaccaaaagaaaatattctgctTACCAGAagatgtcattaagaaaatgagtaGGCAATACATTTAACCAACATACCAATCCAGAATGCATAAAAAACTCCTACAAATCAAATGCTGAAAAGTAAAGAATTCCACATCCAGCCAATCAACAGGGACCAGATTTACTCTCCTACCTaaaaccaccaaaaaataaaatacatgaaacagtGGGTTTCAAGACACCGGACATCAAAAAACAAAGGACAGAGATCTCTGAGACAAGAAACAAACTAGGTGAACCCCAAGACTGGAGAGGGTCTCCAAGACACTGTATGGGGAGAAGGCCCAGGCAGAGTCCACTGGACTCCCTGGCAGAGGAGAAGGGCTGGGAgcctggggagactgaggcagccagAACTCCTGGGACAGAggaccagagaggagagagctgcaCAGAACCAGACAACTGATCAGTACATGTGCGTGAGGAAACTACTGTGGCCAGGAAAGAACCATCCAGAAAGATTAGAggagacagggcgcctgggtggctcagttggttaagcgactgccttcagctcaggtcatgatcccagagtcctgggaatgagtcccacatcgggctccctgctccttggagagtctgcttctccctctgactttctcccctctcatgttctctctcactgtctctctctcaaataaataaataaaatcttaaaaaaaaaaaaaaaaaagattagaggaGACAGTGCTCACACAGGGCTGGGAAGAGTGCCTGTTCCCAGAAGTCAGCCTAGAAAACCTCAAGATccagggagcacaggcagggaagATAGAAGGATCTGCCTGAGGAGGAGGGAATCATTAGCCTTAGTCAGGACATAGCTTCAAAGCCACTTAACCAATCCTAAAAGCAAGACCTCAAAGGATCAAACTGTTTTTGAGCATCTCGGCTGTGTCCCAAAACAAAGCTCAGGAATATTtatagatacacaaaaatattcaGTCCTCAACAAGATAAAATCCATAAACATTTGGCATCCAACCAAAAATTACCAAGCATGCGAAGAAGCAGAAAACCACAGCCCTGCTTACTAAGAGTTCAATCTATTAAAACTGAACTAGAACTGAAACAGACGTCAGATTTTGCAGGCACGGATATTCAGTTAATAAAACTATACTCTGCATGCTACAACAGTTAAGAACTTAAATGTAAGAGAGAAAAATTGAATTTCTAGAGATAAAAACTACATTgtgtaagataaaaaaaaatacacggtGGGCTTAAAAACAGATTAGACACTgcagaaaaaaagattagtgaTTGTGAAGATATGGCAATAAAAATGACctaaaatgaaacagagagaaaagaaggtttttaaaaatgaattgaacagtggcgcctgggtggctcagtgggttaaggcctctgccttcagctcaggtcatgatctcacgctcctgggatcaagccccactccctgctctgcagggagcctgctttctcctctctctttctgcctgcttctctacctgcttgtgatctctgtctgtcaaataaataaataaaatcttaaaaaaaaaaatgaattgaacatcatcaggggtgcctgggtggctcagtcagttaagtatctgactcttgattttggctcaggtcatgaaatcagggtcgtgagattgagccctgcatcaggctctgcactcagcggtgtatctgcttgagattctctcttcctctgcccctccccccattcacgcacacgcatgtgcacgctctctaaaaaattgataaattggaatgaatcttggaacactgaaaaaaataaaataaaattaagtttaaaaaattgacaaatcagggcgcctgggtggctcagtgggttaagccgctgccttcggctcaggtcatgatctcagggtcctgggatcgagtcccgcatcgggctctctgctcggcagggagcctgcttcccttcctctctctctgcctgcctctctgcctgcttgtgatctctgtctgtcaaataaataaataaaatctttaaaaaaaaaattgacaaatctttaaaaaaatgaattgagcATCATCAAAGTGTGGGACAACCTCAAGAAAACTAATACATGTGtgaagaggcagacagagataaagagattGAGAAGAGAGAGCGGGacccagagaaaatatttttaaaaaataacacccCAATTTTTCCAAacttctaacaagttcccaaggAAATGCTGATGCTAGTAGCTCAGAGATCACAACTGGAGAACCAATGGCCAACAATTTTGCACACAATTTGCTGATGCCGGATAGTGAGAGGATGTGGATCTTAGTGTCTTCCAGCCCCAACTGGTGCAGTGCCACTGGGCAGCATGCCAGAGACCAACTCCAAATCACTACAAATTAGCCCTGATTTAGGGGTAGGGTGCAGGCTGGAGTGCCGAAGCAGGTGGCCAGGATGGCCAAAGGAGCCCAACAGGCTAACCCTTCATCTGTGTCCTCATCCACAAAAATACTCAAGTGCCATCAggccctcaccccacccaccctgactggttcccccacccccaacgccACTTCAGTCTCCCATTAATGCCCCGCAGCAGCGACACACACAGCCTGCCCCATGCCCTTGACCCCCTTCCATTCTACTCTAGCTCAGGATGGTTGGCATGGTACTGGCCAGGCCCACAGGTCCCTTCAGCCCTCCTCATGTAGCCCTGCAGGCCTGACCCTCAACCTCTGGGAGAGCCATGGCTGGCCCAGCCAAGGACCCCACATACACAGCCCCTCTGGGGTTACCATACTGAGGTACTTGAAGCTTACACAACAGGGGTCTCCTGCCCCCCATTTCTATTCTCCTGTCTACACATTTCCACGGTCTCCTGTGCAGCTTCTGAGGAGGCCAAGACATACCCGAGAGACCTAGCCTCTTGTCCCTCTTGCACTCAGCAAGAGGGGTCTCACCTCACAGCCTCACAGCAGCTTTCCCCACTACCTGCCAGAACTCCTGTCCACGACACTgccctgcctcagtgtccccactcCTGTCCTCTTCCCACACGGTACCAGGATGATCCAGCCTGGGCAGTGTTTCCCTCACACCACCGCCCAACCAGTCTATACAGGCCTTCTGTAGAAGTTCCACAGTCCAGCTCTTAGATATTGCAGGCAAAGCTGGGCACACCTGGTGTCCCTAGGCCCCTAAGGCTACCCACTCAGCCCACTGGACCCCTGAGCACCCCTGTCAGCTCTACCAGGCTCCCTCGTGCTTCCCTGATGCCCAGCTCACAGGCAAAGGGACCCTGGCCTGGCCAGCACTGTCCACGTGCCTCCAAGTAGCCCCCCATGGGCAGAAACTGCTCTCTGTCCACGGGGCTAAGCTGGCAGGGGACAAAGATGTCACCtccacttccttccctctctgtgggAACTCCTCACACAGCTCCCATCTGAGTGTGCTCCAACCAAGCCTCTGCTCCCCGAATTCAGACCAGCTCTCGAGCGAGGCGCACTGGCGTGTAAACAGAAACATGTGCAGGTGTACGTGCACACACGTGcgtacacacccacacacaccacacaacgACACTTCACGGGGTGACCGAATGTGAACCTGCACCTCCTATGAACCGGACCACACCCCCACTGTGAAAAGGTGGAGCCAAATAAACCAACTGATTCTTCCAGCTACTTCTCTGGGGGTTCACAACACGTGAAAACAGGTGGCTGGTGCTGGGTAGACACTTCAGGGCTGGTCACCTCAATGCTGGTCCCAGACCCCAACCTGGGAGCCTCCCCCATGAGACCAGTCAGCGTCCACTCATTTGTTCTGCACTTATAGTACCAGTTAGAGGCACTCGGGGCCTCCTACTTCCCGCCATACTGTGGCTGCCCCCTGAGGAAAGACTCACCACTGAGGACCTCATTGTTGTTCCCCCAGAAGTCAGCGACCTTGGATGGTCTGTGGTAAAATTCATCCCTGTTGGCTGCCAAGATGAGcctgaaaaagaaagcatgacTAAAGGTCTCCggggaaaacagaaaagccaATGTTTTCCTCCTGTTGACAAAGAAAATCTGCCTCCATAGCAACAAAGGCAAGTCCTAAAGAGGACAGGAACTCGCAGGAAACAAAGGTCAGTGATGGTTCCAGACAGGTGAGTTTCCTAGGGAGCCTTCGGCCAAGACTGTGCCCTAGGACCCTGCCGAAGAAAAGAGGAGATGCTGGGCAAAGACGCATATCCCATCCCGCCCTGCATACCCCACTCACCCAAAAAGGGTGGCAGGACCTGCAGAGGGAAGGGCCCTTAGCAGCTGGGACCAAGCGTGTCCCAGGTGTCCCGGTGGCAGAGAGGTACCCCTTCTGTCCGTCTGTCCCTTCCCAAGGCCATCCACTGTGAGCATGTGACTTCCTAGAAATGTGACCATGCCCACCAGAAGGGGCCAGGGTATGCATTGGAGCAGAGCACAGGCTCTCTGGGGGCTGTTCTCCTGAgttttggggtgtctgggagaaggaagagggtaaGAACTTCTGTGTTTCTTTAGTGGTTTGCATTATGAATCCAGCAAGTTCTTTGTTGGTAAACAGAAAAGATGTCCATGTTTTCAGAAGAGCTCTAGTTTTAacataagaaaacatattttctacgtggttttgccattttaaataagaaaatagacaGTGACTGAGTGGGACTCCATGTCCATGAGACCTCTCTGGGTCTAAGATGTGATGGCCAAAGGACCCTCCGAGCACCATGGGCAGGTGCACAAAGGACAAGGGACCAGGAGCTATGGCTTGGCCACCTGTGGTCACACTGGGTCTGAAACCAAGTCGGTCTAGTCAGTGGTCAGACCTCAAGGAGTCttccaaaataatttctgtattgACTCTTAGATGTATAAgaacatttaggggcacctgggtgactcagtcggttaagtgtctaccttcagctcagctcctgatctcagtgtcctgggatcaagccccatgtgcgGTTCTCTGCTCTTCGGAAAGTCCATTtatccttctctgtctgcccctcgccctgctcACACGTgcactctcttttctctctcaaataaacaaaattttttttaaaaaatgatttttatgagtACTTGCTTTCAGTAAAATGAGTTAACAAACTTCATAAAACTGAAAGTGAAACTGGCACCCACACCACCGCCCAGGCCCACAAAAGTCTTTCGTCCTGTGTGCAACGACCCCCCCCAACTCTGtacctccccacccagccccagccacaGGCATCAGTAAGGCCAAGGGCTGGGGATAACCATCAAACCCTCCGGATCCGCCCTGGAAGTGTCACCACCTTCAGGACACCCATCCAAACTGTGGCAGCTCTCTATCCCCCCCGGACACAGCATTCTGGGCTGCTCCAGGTCTTGGGGACAGGCACTCAGGGAGGAGTTGCTGTCCCTGATATGAACCCCCAGCCATTCCCAGAACAGTCCTCTGCAGCTCCACCTGTCGGACCCCAGCCCCAGGTTGAGGTAAGCAGCCTTAGGGAGAAGCCCCTGGGCCTTGACCCCTATCTTCCACCACATCTACTTTGTCCCTTTCTTCTGTTATTCAATTCTGGATCCACCCCGGCTGCACAGAGGGCACTGCTCCACAGGCTGCCTGTATGGGCTGGGGACCCCACCAACCCCTGTGGGCGGAGGTCATTCCATGTGGTCAGGAAACGGTGCTCTCCTTCAGACACGCATTCCTGCTCGTCTGCTCACTTGAACGGGCAGGGTTGTGCGGGGAGTGGACCCAGGGAGGCCGGGGAGGTGCTTCCCAAATTGACACTGGTACTATTGGCTTCTGGTTCTGACTCTTATGTAAGtctccagaaaaggaaaaattagggagagggaaaaaaaagctgaCTGAGCAGAACCTTCTGTCCTAAGATTTCCAACTccctactatttttaaaatagggagCAGTGACATGCATTTGTTAATAACTAGAAAATTTAACTGCTGGGTTATTGCTGCCACAAGAGTCgctatttaggggcacctgggtggctcag is a window encoding:
- the TANGO2 gene encoding transport and Golgi organization protein 2 homolog isoform X2 yields the protein MCIIFFKFDPRPVSKNAYRLILAANRDEFYHRPSKVADFWGNNNEVLSGLDMEEGKEGGTWLGISTRGKLAALTNYLQPRQDRDARGRGELVTHFLTTDMDSLSYLKKVSAEGHLYNGFNLIAADLSTEKGDVICYYGNRGEPEPVVLAPGSCQTRPLRTRAGSMCSPF